The DNA segment CAAACTTCTTTGAGAAAACAgcactttattattatattgctgGATGGAGACATTTCGATCGACAATTACCATAATGTGTCGTGTGCATTATCAGCAAGTGCTGCAGGAATGTATTAGGACACAGAGAGGAGggtaacaattatttttaaatgcattattcaaatTCCTTTTTTCACTTAGTATGCCCTGAGCACAGGGAGCTTCGAAAACTACACCTAAATAGCATTGTGTGTTGCGAACAAAATACTCCCTTGGTCGCCTTATTTATTCAAGGTTGTTATTTAGAAAGTTGTAATGGAAATAGGCAATGAAACAAGCTTTAGAAGAAATGAACAGCAGAAATGACGAAAATGGCAAAGATATTATTGACTTGGTAATATAGCATTTcctttgtttaaatacttgtgTACTTAAACCTCtgtattacaatgtattttgtatgGTTATGCTGTTGTGGTGGCAGTAATGTAAATTACCTGTATTATATGGtattatgttaaattaaaatccTACATTATTTAGTTCCATACACCTCATACATCAAACACATTTCTTCTTTCTTTATTATAAGTTATATTTTCGAATAATGTTACCTGATAGAAAAGATGCCTGGTGACAATTTTTATAGACTTTGATTTTGCAATCTGAAGTAATGATTAGAACGATGTTGAAAGTAAGcatgaatgtttataattataataatgccATTGACAAATGATTGTGCTCGACATAcggatattttatttcaaaatattggacAATAGACAAAGTGATCGTTATCAACATGAGGACTTTGGTCtaagtgaattaaaaaaaaatgatattaacgTTAATATAAGAAGCAATTCAGTCTTTCCCAATATGTTTTATCAAGTTGCGTGTGATTCACCAAGTTTTGTTGACACGAAGtaatcaaattttattattaaaatccgGATTTGCCATTGAATGCATTTCAATCAGCTGttctttaaatatgaaatttgaaTGTTATATAATGGTACAAAAGTTTGACTGATACTTTTTAAATTAGAGAAAGTTTGAATTAACAAGGGAAATAGATATATGCGAATGCGAACGTCAAGCTTTAAAgtacaacaaatatttatagataaataCTTAAAGTTCTTTTATGAATAGGCTCTAAATAATCTTAAGAActcttattcatttaaatacaaaataaaattgtaataaacTTTATCAAACTTATGGCCGATTATATTTTTCAGCTCTTAACATCCTACATATATACAGTCATTACAGTGTTGACCACAATTTATTCATAGGGATATTCCTTCTTTAACGTTTCTTAAAGAtaacaaatacacttttttcACTTCCATTTAAAGATTCCATGTTGGTAAACAAACAATGGTAGAGACCGTTTTATAACATGATGccataaatatttgacatttttttggaaaGCAAATATAAGTACCCAGTTCATTTAgcaaataatcaaaataatgtttttaataaatacacagTAATATGTCACTTTATAAAAACAGAACTTCTTTCAGATAAAAGCGAATCTCTGTCTTTTGAGTTTCAGCTGTCCACTGATAAGAAATTAAATCGAGTcttaaattgttcacatttaGGACCGAGAACGCATTGTAGAGAATGCATTATGGGTAATAAGCATAATTTGGTATTATGCAAATCTAGCAACGGACttaattaaacatatgttattaacaatattttatatatttccatttaatcCTTTTTTACTCCTTATGCACTAAAACAGTTGGTGTTTCTTAATCCATGGAAGTTTCTACACCATTCACTTCCATCCAAACCAAACACTTTTCCACCGAATTGACAGTGGACATATCTTGTTTATCTTTCTCCGCCTCGCCGTGTTTAACTATCTCAATTGTCTCCATGGCTGTCTCAATCTTACCGCCAATAGCCATCTTCTTTACATTAGCACGGCTTTGGCTCGTATCCGTTATGTCACCTTCGAGTCTTTCCGTGCTACTCTTCTCAAATGTTTCTGTAAAACTTGTGTTCCTTTTAAGCTTCTCCTCGCCACTTTCCCGTTGCTTTCTTATAGATGAATGTTCCTGTTTTACGGTTGAGATTCTTACGTGTTTAACTTTAGAGTTATCAATTACAACTTTGTCATTTTCGTCATTTCTGCTGTTCATTTCTTCTAAAGCTTGTTTCATGGCCTGCTTGCCTTCGGGACTCAAACCCTCAGAAAATCTTGCTTGGAATCTTCGCATAAGTAGTGCTTGTATCTCGAACAAAGAATCGGCGGGAAGGTTATACCCACTGAGATTCTTTTCAACCATTGGCATGCTTGAGTTTGGATGATCTGACATCTTATGGTGTATTTACTGCATCTAAAGCAAGACATAAATTTAAAGAGGTACACAGAATAGTTTTGGTCCgtatatacaaatatagacAAATATAGATAGATTTCAAACGTTTGTTTTATCTACCAAATTATTAACAGggatttacataattttatattaattcaaCTTATTGATCAGGACTAACTACGTTGTATTTAGAACATGTAGACCATGCTTTGCTTTTCTCACATCTCAAATACCAGTTATCTATTAGACTTAAGGAACTAAATTCCAAACTGAATTAATGATAGGCTTCTTTCGAATTGGAATcaatcaaatatgtaaataagcACAGATTAAAAATGCGCCATATAAAGCTAGATTTTAGTCCATATTAACTGTTCATATCAATAAActacaattgttgtaaaactgaTTCAGATTATTTAGACTTAATATTAAGAATTGAATTTGAGATTATGTATACTTGTTTTAAGGACAATCAACTAAATGATTTATTCCTCGACAATTTGTTTAGAAGTATGCAAACTTATCTGATGATAACTTTATGGATTCATAAATATTATGAGAAGTTGTTTCATTGAATGTTGATACAGATATATTTAGAGTTATTCCTTGTTAAACAATAGacactatataaaaactagttGAAAGTTTCCATGAGGTTTCTTTGTGGTCAAGGATACATGGCCAATGGTAACGATCAGTCTAGTCCAAGACGATACAAAGCAAATAATTAAACaggcaaaatatattaacatacattttgtagATTAACAATAATTGTAGGGGGTAATATCCAAACGAGTTTCACTTTCAATGATCTGCTAGAtgcaaatataacatatttttaaaatttaaagtttaGAGTGTTCAATCTGAACCCTGAACGGATTAACTGTTATAACTGTTGATCAAACATTACAAGTTCaagttcatatatttatatctctGTTGCTTGATCACAGAACTGTtataaaaaatgacacaaattaTGAAACATTGCTTGATGgtgaaaaagtattttttaatcaGTTGTTTAAGCATGGTATTGCTGTACATGGCAATGTCTGCAACATCATCAATCTTTTTTAACTGCAGCATTAATCATACTTATTACATTTTCCAACTATATGGATtattatgtacattatttaCAAGTCGTTTGAGTCGATCAAATTTTCTATAGAAATATGCATTATCCTGAAATATTTTACTACTTCTGCCTGCATTAAGatacacatttatacatttatatttggaTTGTAAGGTGTCAATTATGTGCTTCAACGCATGCaataaataagtaaacaaaCTGCGCAATCATAGATAGCATAGATTGTCGTCGTCCTCAGTATGAATAGAACTTATCGCGCTCATCGGTTCGAGTGTTCTCAAAATGTGACAATTCttgtgttatataaaaatattattaaatagttaGAATTATAAGTTCCTCTGTTGAATTAAGGGAATGTTTAACATAGGCACTGAGTGGTACTTTAAGGCACTGAAGTTCAATTGATAGTTGACATAAAAAGGTGCTTACAAGTCACTCGCTCAGAAAGATTTTGAATcccatgttttatttatattgatcaattttGGCATTATGAAAAAAAGTATTACGAAATATTTGTGGATATTTGACAAACACAGAAAGAAAGAAATCTTACGATATCTTGATAGCCTGACTGCAGTAAGTTCTAATTGACCCAAACCAATCTTAATTGCTATAACTACCACTAAATATGTTCTTACCAACATCACGCATGTCATACCATAAAAACCGTCGTATTGCTTTGATCTTGTGTATTGTTTACATCAAAATGGACAAATTTCCTCCACTCTCGTATATCAGTTTTATTGcaacaaaattttaaacatataaatatcaataaaacaaaagttgctCTCAATGTTACACCTTTTGCTAGTTAACCAGTAGTTATTTACACTTTCACTTTCTGTAAATTCAAAGAATGCATAATAAAGTAAAGTAGGCCTGGTGGAATAATGATGAGTAATTGCGTGTTTTGCGTAAGGTTTTCAAGAAGGAAATGAAATCTTGGAAATGTTGCTTGACACTACTTATACATTGACGTGTTACTCGTATAAGcagaataaatacataaaaataatatttgttcaatgaAACTAAAGCAAACTCTTACACATGGTTGTGTTAATTTCATAACGGTCGTGTCCATGTTTTGATATGATAAATAGAAACTTGCCTTGCGTAAGCCTACACAAATATCTGTTTCTTAAATCAATTCTTTATTTCGTTAGTGGTGATTTGGACATCTATAAAATGGTAAATCGTACGCATACCTTGATAAAATACTTATCCAAGTGAAGATCATACGTACACATACAATCATAATATAGCAACCGTTCGTAACATTTAATTATTCCGAATAatcaatatctgcaaacaaatcaACTTTAATGTTAACGAGTACCTTGAATTGTTTATGAGTTTTGACCGagctcaaaatatttttatgccaGAAAAAGATGTTAAACATAAAAGCAAAACATCTACCTGAAGTGCCGGATTTGTTTCCAAACGATATGAATTAagatggatatatatatatatatatatagtatattataatttcattgcTAACACgacacaatttaaaaatgtatgttattaaacacgttttaatattttttacttaaacttACTAAACTGttgcagttttatttaaataatttccagATCTTATCcaatgaattttattgaaaatatctgCTTTAAAAGTGgaattataattatcattgtttcgttatataatcatataatctTGTTTGAATACTATACCTCTGTACTTACATCCAACACTTTAATATATAGACTATTTGTGTATTATCagaaattgtttaattaattagaaaaaacgtaatacaaaaaaaacataataccAGTATTATAATCCGACTGTTGACGATAAAGCACACATGAAGTTTATATAATAGTGAGGGGACAAACATTTGGAAGAAACTGAAATAGAAAGCTAATAAACTATGAATTTAAACGAGCGTGCAATTGAATTTATTGACTGTTCGTCGCTTCCATTCGATCAATAAGTGAATAGATATAATTTTGACTGAATTCAAAAGATATGaaccttgttttatattgtttccaTATTGTAAATCATGgttcatttgcaaacaataCACGCGATAACGACTATTTGAGTTATTCATTGAGAAAGAATGATGCATGATTTAATATGGGGATGAGTGTCAAAAACCTATAAATCTAGTTgataataaatttgatataaaatgcatCTTTAGCGCAGTCAATAACATATTCTTCAGAGTTTACAATGGGGTACTTGAAAGCTTTAAACGGATACAATATCATTTTTGGTTCAAACTGTCAATGtgtaaattaaactaatttgCCAAAACTATAATTTGAACATTAAAGTTTATGAATCCAATGCAAATCATTCTGTTGAGGAcgaattaaaatcataattattgtgCAATGATCAAGTAACGGGAAATGCAAAAAGTATGatttacattcattaaattttaaagagTTATTAATCATTTGCTCTTCCTTAACGTATAATTGAGATCGATGCTAACCGAATGTAAACACCTTAAGTAAATAAAACGTGCCTTTTTACAGCTGACTGATACAACCCatttgttatattgaaaatgtgTAGATTAACCCGTacttaatatttcaacaaaataaaaataaaaattgtaattgAATATCCACTTTGGAAgttgaaaaatgtatataacaatTTGGCAAATAGAAACGAACAGAAACCATTATAGAAATAGGTTTACAGTTGTTCGTAAATTGACTGTAAACgaccaaaaatatattttcccaGGAGCGTAAATTAACAATAAACTATCATTTGAATATCGTTGCAGTGGTGCATTATAAGttgacaataaacaatattttaatatctttaatgtGATGCGTGAGTTGACAATAAACAATCCTTAGAAGATTATTACTGTTGAGCGTACAATTACAATAAACCGTAGAAGAAACAGTTTTACTGTAGTGCGTATATTGACAATTAACCACAAAAAATAGGTTTACTGTGCTCTATAATAATTATTGGCAGTTGTAGATAATTTCTTACACACGCTCACATTAGGTTCTTTTCCTTacctatttcttttattattttgaattaatgacagtatttcaaatattaactaGTATGACAAAGATGTTCttgtttgtaaaaacaaatgacaaacgATACTTCAATCGTAAAAACTTTCGATATTTCGAGCAATTGTGGCCACGCAGTTCAGCAATAACGGAGATTAATATTACATAGTGTTTTCGCTGTATAACTCTTATGGAAGtatgaataatataaaattgaGTGTCAATTTGAAATGTTAAGAATGCACGCTGTTATCGAATTGACCTACAATGGGAATTCGCTTACACTACTTTATTGACATAGATACAAAGGACATACGTAATTATTTACATTGTGTACGGTGAATAAACGGCAAAGATAGCTGACTCCATTTCCTTTTACATATGTATGGTATCGATCAATGATGCCCCCTACATTGAATTAACAGTTTAAAGGAAGCTATTTTAAAACCTCTTTTAGTAAACGTTATCTAAAGTTGTACAGacattgattattattttgaattaaaagattaaacaaatttgaaaaagctGTATACTCCATATAATTACTATCGTTTATACATGCGGTTAAGGGCAATATGTAGATTGTAGTAACTTATCACAGAAGGTTCAAGAATATTAACAGAGGAAAGTCTGTATGATCCTTGGACAAACATAATGCTATTATTTCTCTACTTCTTATAAAGAACCATGCTTTGTAGACTTGCACTTACTTAGCTAGGTGTTCATATTTGTATTCGtattcttcaaattaaattgtcGTGTAGCTGTAAAGTTTGAAGTCGGATTACATTCGTTTTttagttattattaatgtttactttACTTAACCATAATATCGGCTTAAGCATTATCACAATGTTACCACAAGTGTTATAGAGTAATCATCTTGGGAAGACCATTTAGCCTATTACTGAGACGACAAAAGAGCCATTTTAAGGGGCCAACGCGTATCTAATCAATGAAACTACTGAGTAGAAAGTCAAAACAAAATTCACTATGCAACCTTCTCTAGGTACCACACCAACTCATGCCCATGTTAATTACTTGTGCCAGTCAGTTTCACATTACTGTACCAAAATATACTTTTACGTTAATCAATAAATCATTAACCATTTACACAAGTATATGTGGTATATGTCATTGCTACGTGGTGTGGGCAATTTTATAACTACTGATTCTTGGACTGTCAAAATGGCTAGTTGCCCGATTGTCTTACGTCTGACATCTAATTTTTCTTAAGGCTTTGCTGCCATGAACGTCTTATTGCTCGGTAGTTTTTCGGGGTGGACGTTTTGTAAGTGGTCTCTAGGATATTAAGTTCTTTGTTTAAATCAGAGGCTGGCTTATAGACGGTATCTTTTTGGTCTGCTAGGTAATACATAGGACTTGCTTTGGGACTGATGCTACATATATAATGTGTCTCCGTGACTTTGTATGTGTTGCTGCTTAGGTTTGGTTTCCGGTTAACTTTCATGAATAGGGTTAGGGTTATGGTTAGCATCTTAAATTGATAGGCCAAGGCTTCTGGAGAATCTTAGATAAGCGGTTTTGTAACGTAACAAATTCTTGAATGTCAAGCGGATAGTGTTGGTATTCACCACATTtgacatcaaaacatttaagTCTACTGAACcgataaatataatatatgatgTGTAAAATTAATTTCGTTATGCAACTTTTTAACACTAGTTTTACCAGACAGTGTTATGCAATGTTGTATCAGTTCTTTACCGATTCGAAGTCAGTCATTTAGAATGTCCTGA comes from the Mya arenaria isolate MELC-2E11 chromosome 13, ASM2691426v1 genome and includes:
- the LOC128212986 gene encoding uncharacterized protein LOC128212986, which translates into the protein MSDHPNSSMPMVEKNLSGYNLPADSLFEIQALLMRRFQARFSEGLSPEGKQAMKQALEEMNSRNDENDKVVIDNSKVKHVRISTVKQEHSSIRKQRESGEEKLKRNTSFTETFEKSSTERLEGDITDTSQSRANVKKMAIGGKIETAMETIEIVKHGEAEKDKQDMSTVNSVEKCLVWMEVNGVETSMD